One genomic region from Camelus bactrianus isolate YW-2024 breed Bactrian camel chromosome 3, ASM4877302v1, whole genome shotgun sequence encodes:
- the GOLPH3 gene encoding Golgi phosphoprotein 3 isoform X2: protein MTSLTQRSSGLVQRRTEASRNAADKERAGGGGGGNGEDDAQSRRDEQDDDDKGDSKETRLTLMEEVLLLGLKDREVICKSDAPTGDVLLDEALKHVKETQPPETVQNWIELLSGETWNPLKLHYQLRNVRERLAKNLVEKGVLTTEKQNFLLFDMTTHPLTNNNIKQRLIKKVQEAVLDKWVNDPHRMDKRLLALIYLAHASDVLENAFAPLLDEQYELATKRVRQLLDLDPEVECLKSSTNEVLWAVVAAFTK from the exons ATGACCTCGCTGACCCAGCGCAGCTCCGGGCTGGTGCAGCGGCGCACCGAGGCCTCCCGCAACGCCGCGGACAAGGAGCgggcggggggcggcggcggcggcaacgGCGAGGACGACGCGCAGAGCCGCCGCGACGAGCAGGACGACGACGACAAGGGCGACTCCAAGGAAACGCGGCTGACCCTGATGGAGGAGGTGCTCCTGCTGGGCCTCAAGGACCGAGAG GTGATCTGTAAGTCAGATGCTCCAACAGGGGATGTTCTTCTTGATGAAGCTCTAAAGCATGTTAAGGAGACTCAGCCTCCAGAAACGGTCCAGAACTGGATTGAATTACTTAGTG GTGAGACGTGGAATCCCTTAAAATTGCATTATCAGTTAAGAAACGTGCGGGAACGATTAGCTAAGAACCTGGTGGAAAAGGGTGTATTGACAACCGAGAAACAGAACTTCCTACTTTTTGACATGACGACACATCCCCTCACCAACAACAACATTAAACAGCGCCTCATCAAGAAGGTCCAGGAAGCTGTTCTCGACAAGTGGGTGAACGACCCTCACCGCATGGACAAGCgcttgctggccctcatttaccTGGCACACGCCTCGGACGTCCTGGAGAACGCCTTCGCTCCCCTTCTGGACGAGCAGTATGAGCTGGCCACCAAGAGGGTGCGGCAGCTGCTGGACTTGGATCCCGAAGTGGAGTGTCTAAAGAGCAGCACCAACGAGGTGCTCTGGGCGGTGGTGGCGGCCTTCACCAAGTGA
- the GOLPH3 gene encoding Golgi phosphoprotein 3 isoform X1, which translates to MTSLTQRSSGLVQRRTEASRNAADKERAGGGGGGNGEDDAQSRRDEQDDDDKGDSKETRLTLMEEVLLLGLKDREGYTSFWNDCISSGLRGCMLIELALRGRLQLEACGMRRKSLLTRKVICKSDAPTGDVLLDEALKHVKETQPPETVQNWIELLSGETWNPLKLHYQLRNVRERLAKNLVEKGVLTTEKQNFLLFDMTTHPLTNNNIKQRLIKKVQEAVLDKWVNDPHRMDKRLLALIYLAHASDVLENAFAPLLDEQYELATKRVRQLLDLDPEVECLKSSTNEVLWAVVAAFTK; encoded by the exons ATGACCTCGCTGACCCAGCGCAGCTCCGGGCTGGTGCAGCGGCGCACCGAGGCCTCCCGCAACGCCGCGGACAAGGAGCgggcggggggcggcggcggcggcaacgGCGAGGACGACGCGCAGAGCCGCCGCGACGAGCAGGACGACGACGACAAGGGCGACTCCAAGGAAACGCGGCTGACCCTGATGGAGGAGGTGCTCCTGCTGGGCCTCAAGGACCGAGAG ggTTACACATCATTTTGGAATGACTGTATATCATCTGGATTACGTGGCTGTATGTTAATTGAATTAGCGTTGCGAGGAAGGTTACAGCTAGAGGCTTGTGGAATGAGACGTAAAAGTCTATTAACAAGAAAG GTGATCTGTAAGTCAGATGCTCCAACAGGGGATGTTCTTCTTGATGAAGCTCTAAAGCATGTTAAGGAGACTCAGCCTCCAGAAACGGTCCAGAACTGGATTGAATTACTTAGTG GTGAGACGTGGAATCCCTTAAAATTGCATTATCAGTTAAGAAACGTGCGGGAACGATTAGCTAAGAACCTGGTGGAAAAGGGTGTATTGACAACCGAGAAACAGAACTTCCTACTTTTTGACATGACGACACATCCCCTCACCAACAACAACATTAAACAGCGCCTCATCAAGAAGGTCCAGGAAGCTGTTCTCGACAAGTGGGTGAACGACCCTCACCGCATGGACAAGCgcttgctggccctcatttaccTGGCACACGCCTCGGACGTCCTGGAGAACGCCTTCGCTCCCCTTCTGGACGAGCAGTATGAGCTGGCCACCAAGAGGGTGCGGCAGCTGCTGGACTTGGATCCCGAAGTGGAGTGTCTAAAGAGCAGCACCAACGAGGTGCTCTGGGCGGTGGTGGCGGCCTTCACCAAGTGA